The proteins below come from a single Takifugu rubripes chromosome 10, fTakRub1.2, whole genome shotgun sequence genomic window:
- the LOC115251327 gene encoding uncharacterized protein, translating into MVWWTCGEGCISIGALETRLWNWSSFVSPEEIEGVWRPSRPKRWPWPTCWTLKYKGSLVRSQIQDIAEMDTPSTFFFGLERKHGQSRVIHSLLPEEGLELTEPEWIWRRAVDLYSSLFRSVYKEDNELFEEYCSGLPQVPEEANGQLACPLSVPELYAALQSMQSLKAPAIDRLGVDFYKAFWSIVGQDLEVLNESLCSRKPENQVAFIDNWSTFWGKPGPWYHNPTHPSLTACEAV; encoded by the exons ATGGTCTGGTGGACGTGTGGAGAAGGATGCAT ATCAATCGGAGCTCTGGAGACGAGATTGTGGAACTGGAGCAGTTTTGTGAGTCCagaggagatcgagggtgtttGGAGACCCTCAAGACCAAAAAGATGGCCTTGGCCAACCTGCTGGACACTGAAGTACAAGGGTTCGCTGGTGCGGTCCCAGATCCAGGACATCGCCGAGATGGACACTCCCTCGACATTCTTCTTTGGCCTGGAGAGGAAGCATGGGCAGAGCAGGGTCATCCACTCCCTGCTACCGGAGGAAGGGCTGGAACTCACAGAGCCGGAGTGGATCTGGAGGAGGGCGGTGGACTTGTACTCCTCACTGTTCAGGAGTGTGTACAAGGAGGACAATGAACTGTTTGAGGAGTACTGCTCTGGACTGCCCCAGGTGCCGGAAGAGGCCAATGGCCAGCTGGCGTGCCCCCTGTCGGTCCCGGAGCTGtatgctgctcttcagagcaTGCAGAGCCTGAAGGCTCCGGCCATCGACAGACTGGGGGTAGACTTCTACAAGGCCTTCTGGAGCATCGTGGGGCAAGACCTGGAAGTCCTCAATGAGAGTCTTTGCTCTCGAAaacccgaaaaccaggtggcctttatagacaactggagcactttttggggaaaacctggtccaTGGTACCATAATCCTACTCATCCCAGTTTAACTGCCTGTGAGGCAGTTTAA